ACAAGACGTGCGGCATTACACGGAGGTTCTGAAGCTGGATTGGACGTAGAATACTACAGATTGCGAAGTTTCAGCATCACAGCTCACGGTGTCAACAATCTTGGAGACTCTTTGAGAAGTAGACGTAGTCGCAGTATTAGTTCTGTAACAAGTTCTGGCTCCGCAGCGAGCGCTAGAGATCGTCTAGATAGGTAACGTTGATAcatcttattatatatttgtgaaatataaatttgatcaattaaaacaatcaaaatttctatttaaaaaacatttaatttaacatattatacataataatatatattaatataaacacaataaaaatttattatataatacacaaaacaaATGCATgcaaaaattatatcaaaacaTCACAGCCTTTCTTTTCAAATTCACAATGTATATGaacatcaaattaaaaattcctaaatatattttattatttaaaatatgtacgatattttatatgtagtatgatattatacatatgtacatacaataactatTTTACATTGTCGAAAATGAAGTTAAATGGAGGCTTAAGAAAGTTAATACTTGACATACCTCTGCTCGGAGGTGGTCCCTCCCAACTGAGTTTGAAATATCTCATAAAATTAACTATAGCTACTTCTAATTCTAATTCTGCAAAACGTCTGCCAATGCAAGACCTAGCACCGAAACCAAAAGGCATTGTACAAAATGGGTGAGCTTTTTTGTATGATATATCCGAATTAATGTTTTCCCTGAGCCAACGTTCCGGTATATATTCTAGCGGACGAGGGAAGTGCTTCTCATTTATTGAAATTGCCATGTGAACAAACACAACGTCATTCTGTGAAATTAACAACaaatcataattttattatttataataattttgtaatatttttgaacAAGAAAAGATTCCTCACCCCTCTAGGAATTTGATATCCTTTTAGTACTATACCCTTAGTAAGGGTTCTCAATGTACCGGCAGTGACAGGATATAGTCTGGCAGCTTCTTTAATACAAGCTTTCATATAAGGCAAGCAATTCAAAATATCTGCTGTCAATTCAGAATTGTCATCAGGCAAAAGTGTCAAGATTTCCTTTCTCAAAACATCTTGCTTTGTCTGATTTGTAGAaagatagtaaaaaatattcatcaatGCAGTCGATGTCTAAAATTGAAACAagcatacatttaaatatcatTTCATACATGTTTTTAAAGTCTTTTTAACTCCCCGACAAAACTATACCGTATCTACTCCTGCAATAAACATGTCTAAAGCCATAACGATAGCgacatttttatcaattttcaatAGTTTTTCTAATATGCTAGGCTCTAAATCTGATAGATCGTCAACACTTTTGGCTTCAATTCTTTCAATTGCTTCCTGAATTAGGCTTTGGCTGAaactaaagataatttaatatgaaagttTGAATGGATGATTTTacatatagaaaataaatttttaaatccaaaCTAAACAATACAACATACGTAACTTGTTCATCATAAACTTTCATAGCTCTTTTGTAAGTTGGCGTTGCATAGTATTTCCAAGCACTAGGTTCAACATCTAATTTTCCcccgtatataaatatttcttcagatattttaatcatttttgctGGTGTTGAATCTTCAGATAACTCTCCTTGGAGACAGcccaattttgtatttaaagcCAAATATGCTATGCTTTCCAACGACCACTTATTAATCTCTTTCATGAAATCCATTGATAATTTATTATCCTTCCCACGTATTGATTGAATCCTATtaagtaaatttattaataatcatTGAAGGGGCAAattaactattattataatatcaatcACCTATGAACAAACTCTTTAGCAATATTGTCGACTGGTTCAACATACTGCTTAATCATTTTCGGTTGCATCATTATGTTATTAACTTTGTTACGAAATGCACGCCAATCTTCACCATAACTGAAATAAGACATGAAAATATCatcgctatacatacatatatatgtagaatataatgTAAATTGAACCCTTACGATGTCAATAAACCTTTTGTATGTCCGAAAATATCTTGTCTCATATTCTTCCTGAAGTACGATAAGCTTGGAAAAATTTCTCTCTCGGGAATAACTCCTTCAACTTTATAAATCTATAAATTAAGGAATATGTTATATTCGTTCACCAAATGTGTCAACATTGCTGCGATTACCTTTTCAATGTCACTCGGATCATAAATCTGAATGAGTGTTTTAAGACCGAGAATCTTTTCTAACTTAACTATATCTCCAAATTGGTTGTTAACTTTTTCAAACAATTTGGATATGTCATTTGCCATATCTCCGTATTCgcctaaaaataaaacatggaaTTATTCAACAAGTGGTGTATTTTTCGGTTATGTGATATAAACCAAAAATATTATGGTTACCAATTTTAGGCAGAAATCTCCAAGTGTTTCCAATTATAGGCAGAGCCGCCGGGCCTGGAATTTGACTGAATGGTTTTGCATTATCCCACTCTTCTTTTGAACAATGGTACTCGCTAGAATCTTTCTTAGGCTTGGGAACATGTGCTGGACAATCCTCGATCGTTGTTTCCAACTGACGGTGGATTGTGTATGTGCCCAAAAATCTACCATTATCATAGTACATATAGCCGACTCTcaggtttgtaaatttaaacattcaaatcaaaacaaatcaaacaatgtatgtatttatatactaaaTTTGAACTTCAAAtgatattttgataattatgtatgtttcaAAACATTAACTGAATACAATACGTAATTGGATCGCTTATCTTTCAAGCATGTATTTACTCTTTAATTAAACTGCGCGAATAATATCCGGAAATGGTGTAGATTACAATCTTAATCTCTCAAAATACTATTATGAGTACAACATTAATTTCTATTCATAGCTTATTCACAGCTTTGTTTATAATTCGAACGTTATCGAATTGTTTACCTGATTTGTGCCACCGAGAACACCGATCTGCCCGGCACTAGTAAAAGCATCGTGTTTACACCTGTGTATATTGACTATTGGATATTGGACCACATAAACAATAGTCGTTTTTGCGTGTATGAAGATTAACTAGTGAACTTGGGgcagtaaaattttaaatataaaatctaatatataatttggaaaaagggtttttatgtatgtatgtgtgtatgtaacctACGTTCGTTAATTTGTtccatgacgtcatcgaacaaattattcgacttttttcgattcaaaggattcgaagtccccacAGGGGGCGCCACCGGGGTTGCAGCCGTCGGGGGTGCCACagggaaaatatataaatatattttacttttattatattgctatttttattttgtgctttttgtttatatcttactttattgttatttttatttcttatttcttaatgtttcaatttttctttttctttcacctatatgtgaaaatttataatggttttttttttttgttataattattattttttgttaacaattttgtttatattacaaataccgagcgaagatgggtaatacagctagttgtatataattaaatatgtttacCAAGTACACATGTGTCGATTTATAGTGCCGAAACTTGCGCcaatatttttctatttgtaacaactctaatatatattttattttgataatatcTACCGTATCTATATATCATCATGAAGAACTTAAATGAAGCCAAGGAACACCAAAGTAAAATCTAAGCACTGCCAAGGCAagaattacactgttcgacacgaaaaatggttcagagacgagatatgacttttcttaaagATATATGCCCATTAAACacgaatttggtaataaaaaaatgttgattagctcgagattcgtagatatatgtgttttttaaatcgcgtgatttttctatatcttgatgttgttcggtcgatatctcaaaatttgtcaatttcctgttcaaaatgaatattggaatctatagtcggatattttatctttcatttgcagtacttttcagctttcaaatctctcgtagtagtcgtccagttcaaatcaaattccaaaagtacgtattttcatttcggattttttcccactgttaatactattttatattaaatattttctattgaaacatgtttattgggatagtgttctggccatactattttttttcgtttaaaagggttaattggaagtgtgctgactttaaatctgtaaaattgcgagctaaaagctcgtactagtatttactcgtatttacacgaatctacagattcgtgttcactgggcatagatctataagaaaagtcatatctagtctctgaaccaaaaaaaaaagtcgtcatttgtcgaacagtgttatcaagGAATCCGTACAAAGATTGGTGGATCTTTTAGCTCAAGAGATCTCCGACAAAGACGATGAAAATGATAAAAGTCAATATGTTGGGGATATAAAAGACTtaaaaaaggaattaaaaaaattaaaagacaatttaattgATTGAAGTAAAATTAACTGATaaatgataaaagaatgagCTATAGTGATGTGAcaaataagaggtaagtaaaaagaaAGAGATTGCATTGATAATAGAAGTAAAGGTCACTGAAGAAAGTAGGAAAACAAGAGAGGCATGTAAAAAAAGTAGGTATTCAAGGAATGAGAGGGGGCTACAAAGGTGGTATCATCATATCGTGTGACACTACAGATGAAGTTAAAAAAAAGTACGAGGATGCTAACAAAAAAATGAGTAAGGATTATGAAGTGAAAATCGGGAAATATAGAAAgccaaaaataaaagtaattggAATTACATATGAACTGGATAAGGAAGAGATAAAACAACACTTTCAATAAAGTTATGCAAGCAGGAAAAGTGAATATACAGTGGGAAAAGGATTTAACCACAAAGCTGcagaatgtaaaaataaaaaagtttgttTCAAATTTGCCTCTAAAGAGCATATAAGTACGGATTgcgacaatattaataataaatgtgtaaattgtgtaaaaataaataaaaaactaaatttagaTTTGCCTACGATCATAAACCTTTTGACATTAATTGCAAGgtgtataaaaaacaacaattagAAAATTACCGAAATAAAATAGACTATGCTGAATAGCAattagttaataataataatgagtgtttataaaatatatagtgttAATGTGCAGGGCTTTGTAGTCCACGAGGATGAAATTGTTTACTTGGTTCAGACTGAAAAACCATTAATACTAGGCTTAAGTGAAGCCCATGTGACTAGCGATATCTTTGATGATGAGATAAGTATTGATAAGATGTGATAGTCATTCCAGACATACTGGCGGTGTGTTATTGTTTATTAGAAATAATATTGTTTACAATAATATTAACGTGTACAAGATTGAACGGGAATTTTGGACGATTGGCGTGAATGTGacttgaatcgaaaaaaatcgaattatttgttcgatgacgtcacggatttacgactcaacgaacgaaggatacatacaaagtctctttccaaattagaattcAATTAGATTATAGTTGTCAGTTTAAGTTTGAAATTGCTAATTgtgaaattgtgaaataattcattagcaatttgctatttaataaataaataaataaaacatgattgTCAGACGAACGTATCACGAGGCTGATCACCACAAACTGGCAATCTGTTGGCGATCTTGCCTACACACCAATATCATTTTTGTTGGACAGAGatagtcgaaaaaatacagatggTGCTTATCTAGCGATTTGCGACGTGACGgctattacactgttcgacacgaaaaatggttcagagacgagatattctttttcttataaatctaCGCCcattaaacacgaatctggtaataaaaaatgttgattggctcgagattcggagatatatgtggtttttaaatcgcgcaatttttttatatattggtgttgttcggtcgatgtctcaaaatctgtcaatttcctgttcaaaatgaatattggaatctatagtcgggtattttatctttcatttgtagtacttttcagctttcaaatctctcttagtagtcgtccagttcaaatcaaaagtcaaaagtacgtatgttCACTTGGGATttattcccactgttaatactattttatattgagtattttctattgaaacatgtttattggaatagtgttcGGGCCACACTatgttttgttttcgtttaaaagggttaattggaagtgtactgaattttaaatcggtaaaattgcgagataAAATCTCGTACAATAATTTACtcatatttacacgaatctgaattgaattaatagggataatatattaaattgtctttaaattagaattaaataaaattccactttgtCCAACTTTGTCCAAACAATTCCAAATTCTTAAATATCAAGAATTGCATAACGTGTTGTATTGAAATTTGGTTGACCTTGACAATTgacttgaaaaatttaaatttttgaatgacatgattaaaatttaaatcatgcgacgcaaaaaaagtgataaaaatgtagaaattttcaattatgtatgtagtagtttttaaaattgtaCCCTTACAAACTTTTACCTCAACGATTCTGACTGTTTTCGCAGTTGTTATGATATTTATATTCCTTTGACGAATCATAAAAATCGATGCACATGTCGTAATTTGGATTAGGTTGTTCGGAAGTTGTttgttttcagtattaaatgtagcaatttcaaattaattaactCACTAGCAACACAGACAACCAAATCATATTAAGTGCAATCAGACGCTTGTTTCAGTTGGTTCCATCAATTGACGGTTGTTTCaatccaaattttaaataaattaatatgattggtaaatatgattggttacgAATCTACTTTAATGagtttatatgacattattcaaccgatttttttattattatttgcgattcaatctaggttaacgtttttaggaaaagtaaccaatccacgaaaaaatatttgaaatttgacgggaattagataaaaataaataaattaagcttctgcctagcaccgagaggcgctgggttcgatcccatgagctgaactcgattgaaaataatttttaaatcgacctcgattgaaaagagtatatctgtagtgctgctggtcagactaggatagttgtgactctaggtcgatcatttcctatcagagtttgtcaatttttctgatttcattgttgaaacggttcccgattaaattggtgAAATACCTCCCTagctactatgtcaccactatttgagtatgattaatatacaatatttttttttacaattgatAGAAGTCTCggtaatttgcgagttttcagtgtctcgtaattaagcgacttgtaataaaaaatgctgcattatttgtaattggccagaaaggtgcattggggtttacctgtaatgtcttcctggtataaaatgtaaataataaaaatataaaataataaaatatctcccaaaccgctaatcgaatcggactgaaatttttttacatgtaatagaaattataaattttatagtcCAATATTTATtcctaagccggaagtagtacttttactctagagaatcgaggttttttttatatttttttcagaaactctggtttattgaactaaaatttcatatctagaaattaAAGCTTAATAAAAAGGTAATCTAGTTTACGCACACGGGAACTGAACGAAAGTTCTATAACGCAATTACCgattgagttagtacgtttagataaaaaaaaaatattgagatagaaaaccaatccttataaatgtggtgtaataaaaaaactggccaaataaatgcaacataatacggaaaaaaaatccgtaaaaaaatatatatttttgacttttaaaattcgctagacaattaatcataagtattttaaaacaataaaaaattacaatcaatagaaaaaacatctgactattgattccaatactcactttgagcacaacaatactagattttgacttagagaccgcaaaagccaaaaaactgtaaaaatcacgcagttttttaaacgctcatatctcgtaaacgatcactaaccaacaaaaatcattatcatattcgaattcggttggtcaaacttagtaaagattggttagtctccgctctagtaatttttattgtagcTCAGTGCGATGttttggatatatttttatttatttatttatatatattttagctatcaagctaatttaaaaaaaaatacatcttaattattatacttaactctaaaatttataattaacttatatgtactgtccctcacagaggtgtctcttcgcacctcgcaggaatgcatccatgtttttagcagacctgacgcactcagggagggcattatacatgagcacacccctgtgaaaaacacccccagccgtcttattctttcttactctacttacaactagtttgtccttatttctagtataaaaactatgtttatctctattccttattatataatcatcaaaatacttaggtaataacttatgatctaacttataaacaaaagacaatgtactaatatttagactaattctaatactcatccatcctaattcatctaacatacttccaatactcttaaatctactcacattcaaaatagctctcatagctttattctgtattttttgcattttttctaaatcttggccactaaacaaattaagcacagtggcacaataaaccacatgtggcaagacaattgaattaaacactaaaattttactttttttacttaaaatatttcttaatctacataatacaccaacttttctagccattttttttattatatagtcagcgtgcattttaaaatttagtcctgaatctatgtatacacctaagtattttatattttcaactttttcaattaacttatcattaattctaatttcattcaatatatttttatttttaccattcaaccacatcatttttgttttattcacattcaactttaatttattttcacacaaccagtcattcacataatttaattctatatttaaaatctcagacattacatcaacattctttccaattatatatatcaatgtatcatctgcaaacaaatgtattttacacatcttaattaccttaacaatatcgtttatatataatataaataataagggtcccaatttggacccttgcggcactccatgaggtgttacatattcagaggataacaccttatcaatttttactctttgccttctattatttaagtatgattgaagccactttaatactataccatttattcctaacttatataatttttgtaataaaatattcctatctactgtctcgaacgctcgcttaaaatctagaaaaactgctccaacaaccatgctagattcatccatcgtctccatccaatcagaaaccaccaattggatagcggtttctgttgaatgtttcactctaaatccagactgttccacaaccaaacaatcatttatactaatgaactctttcaattgaatcataacgatttcctccagcatcttctcaacaatcggtaacatattgatgggcctcatttcactggctttatgtgtgcccgtaacctttggtaccggtacaatagtagacaccttccatgcatccgggacggatcccacttctaacgattcatttattaatttcagtaactgaggtccaaccatatccatatgtatgtatgtatgatacgcTTAAGTcagaattgcaaaaaaaaaaaaaaaaatcaaacttaaAACACTCATTTCTACGAAACGTTGTAATCCTTTATACCTGGGATGTCCTACTTCACAGCTTTGTACCCGGGGGGTGAGGGAGCGGGTGCAGACGGGGTTAGTTAGCGTTCATTTTGCTAAATCGGACAGCTCCGATTGACAAACACGTGACACTGCCAACCGACGCACAGTGGAGGATTTCTAGTCCGTAGCCggaaattaacaattttttcatatcaccaaatttcatttaaaaaattaagatttcccTGGATATGAATCTGGCGCATTTAGCCTCATTTATGAAAAGTCTGTATTTTGCATATCTAGGAAATTACATCGATTTAACTAGGTGAGTGGTCGTCAAGACGCAAAGACTGAATTTTAGGCGGTTGAATAATGGGCGCAATACGAATCGTTTTAATTATTCTatacttaattaaaataaataaataaaaatacatggaGGTGAACAACCAAAGTAtgaactatatatacatatatatatatatatatatatatatatatatatatatatatatatatatatatatatatatatatatatatatatatatatatatatttcctactcctttccttttgggcatgcttgggtataattcccttgaacttcggagaaaattctcgttaattcgtgtcgttctccagctattgcgtggtaatacgtcatgcccgttgttgctggaacagttgggactttatgtccctaataattatgtgcgtggtagacatcatcatttgatggttgtacctgctgctcgcacatttctttttcgaatggctcctattccaagagcaattcgacttctcaatgaaatcgttgctgctgtcacggaatgtgatattttccaccttggggagcgtagattatcggatattattttaacatatttatctggtaacctgcgctcatcattactttcttaatttgaatgtgatgtatgagtggaatcttaatctactctcttccatttgggcctcgctgtgattttattttttattcatattttttttattttattttactttttctttctcctttgtacatttttatatactattttaattttgttcagtgtaaacaaagaatgggatttatggattttatttttgatttttacacttttgttatttttt
This genomic interval from Arctopsyche grandis isolate Sample6627 chromosome 8, ASM5162203v2, whole genome shotgun sequence contains the following:
- the LOC143915947 gene encoding cytochrome P450 CYP12A2-like; translation: MYYDNGRFLGTYTIHRQLETTIEDCPAHVPKPKKDSSEYHCSKEEWDNAKPFSQIPGPAALPIIGNTWRFLPKIGNHNIFGLKLFEKVNNQFGDIVKLEKILGLKTLIQIYDPSDIEKIYKVEGVIPEREIFPSLSYFRKNMRQDIFGHTKGLLTSYGEDWRAFRNKVNNIMMQPKMIKQYVEPVDNIAKEFVHRIQSIRGKDNKLSMDFMKEINKWSLESIAYLALNTKLGCLQGELSEDSTPAKMIKISEEIFIYGGKLDVEPSAWKYYATPTYKRAMKVYDEQVTFSQSLIQEAIERIEAKSVDDLSDLEPSILEKLLKIDKNVAIVMALDMFIAGVDTTSTALMNIFYYLSTNQTKQDVLRKEILTLLPDDNSELTADILNCLPYMKACIKEAARLYPVTAGTLRTLTKGIVLKGYQIPRGNDVVFVHMAISINEKHFPRPLEYIPERWLRENINSDISYKKAHPFCTMPFGFGARSCIGRRFAELELEVAIVNFMRYFKLSWEGPPPSRGMSSINFLKPPFNFIFDNVK